From a single Okeanomitos corallinicola TIOX110 genomic region:
- a CDS encoding PAS domain S-box protein, with amino-acid sequence MTLPNLHKLVNHHPLTISSDSCAIEAIMLMDQEENHSLKIFKTLESLPKIQDQQKATGCVCVVEQRKLLGIFTARDVIRLIASGRDISKIKIAEVMVQQPITIKESELLDCYQALSIFRHYEIHHLPIVDDRENLVGIVTESALLQELNLVELCSALGSFLEYNQGKNPQPFTSQHTHLQNQQREINADQIGNSLQKKQVGEEIQEIKEIKVTEELEQTIEELQVVEEEICQQNEQILVASQIADLERQRYYNLFELTPYGYLITSKLGIIEEANQAASTLLSVDQKYLVGKPLQIFITQKEHEDFISQLADTQQIQEWEIYLQPRQGKIFPASVRVTSIYNTQGQHTGWSWLISDISKNKQTETALRKATEELRITNQALQQEIQEHQETEAAIIKSEGIFRQFGENIQAHIWICTKDCSEILYVNPAYEKIWGRSCQSLVENPISWIEAIHPEDRDQTLATIEKYHQNDEGANLEYRIVHPHQSVKWLWVRCFPIKNEQGEILYFGGIAEDITERKLAEQSFRESESRLNIAIETAQIGIWEKKVNNPHKCIWSDSIGPLYGLLEGSLCPPHEEFFKLIYPEDHHILRQAISNSIEKGEEFTIEYRVVWPDDSIHWLSSTGKTLYNQEGEPLKIIGTSMDISDRKHKEQKLHEQAELLDIATDAIFVRDFQTEIVFWNKGAEKIYGWSKDEAIGSNLHDLLYGNEKISPRQEVVALKDVVKLGTWHGELRKQTKCGQDIIVESRWSLMLDNDGQPKSILIVDTDITKKKELEEQFYRNQRVESIGTLAGGIAHDLNNILSPILISAQLLKGKFAQDTERHLQMLNIIENNARRGSYLVKQVLSFTRGLKGERTTVQVKHLITEILNFAKRTFPKSIEFTTQIPEHLGTVFGDSTQLHQVLMNLVVNARDAMAEGGILKIVAENMFIDEAYSRMHIEAKEGHYIVITVADTGVGIPAEILDRIFERFFTTKEVGHGTGFGLSTVQEIITNHNGFVTVSSQVGKGSTFKVFLPSVESPELPTLEELDISPGQGELILIVDDEPQIIDLNKIILENNNYRVLTASNGFEAIDIYKEHKHDISLVLIDMMMPEMDGVTAIRTLQKINPDVKVIACSGSSSIDLLPKSAEIKVEAVLLKPYNANELLMNLNQVIGNC; translated from the coding sequence ATGACTCTGCCAAATTTACATAAACTCGTTAATCATCATCCTTTAACGATTAGCTCTGATAGCTGTGCCATAGAAGCTATTATGTTGATGGATCAAGAAGAAAACCATAGCTTAAAAATATTCAAAACGTTAGAATCATTACCAAAAATTCAAGACCAACAAAAAGCCACTGGTTGTGTTTGCGTTGTAGAACAAAGAAAGCTGTTAGGTATATTTACAGCTAGAGATGTAATTAGATTAATAGCTTCAGGCAGAGATATATCAAAGATAAAAATAGCTGAAGTAATGGTACAGCAACCCATCACCATAAAAGAGTCAGAATTACTTGATTGCTATCAAGCCTTATCAATTTTCAGACATTACGAAATTCATCATTTACCAATTGTAGATGATCGAGAAAACCTGGTAGGAATAGTAACTGAATCTGCACTTTTACAAGAATTAAACTTAGTAGAATTATGTAGTGCGCTTGGAAGTTTCCTAGAATACAACCAGGGAAAAAATCCCCAACCGTTTACATCCCAGCACACACATCTGCAAAACCAGCAACGAGAAATTAATGCCGATCAGATTGGTAATAGCTTACAAAAAAAACAGGTCGGAGAAGAAATACAAGAAATAAAAGAAATAAAAGTTACAGAAGAACTTGAGCAAACAATAGAAGAACTACAAGTTGTTGAAGAAGAAATATGCCAACAAAACGAACAAATATTAGTAGCAAGTCAGATTGCAGACTTAGAACGTCAGCGTTACTATAATTTGTTTGAATTGACACCCTATGGTTATTTAATCACCAGCAAATTAGGGATCATTGAAGAAGCAAACCAAGCAGCATCAACCCTACTATCTGTAGATCAGAAGTATCTGGTAGGTAAGCCATTACAAATTTTTATAACTCAAAAAGAACATGAGGATTTTATATCTCAACTAGCTGATACTCAACAAATTCAAGAATGGGAAATTTACCTACAACCACGACAAGGAAAAATTTTTCCTGCCAGTGTGAGAGTGACTAGCATCTACAATACTCAAGGTCAACATACTGGTTGGAGTTGGTTAATATCTGATATTAGTAAAAACAAACAAACCGAGACAGCACTACGCAAAGCTACAGAAGAATTACGTATTACTAATCAAGCATTACAACAAGAAATTCAAGAACATCAAGAGACAGAAGCAGCAATAATAAAAAGTGAGGGTATATTTCGTCAATTTGGGGAAAACATCCAGGCGCACATTTGGATTTGTACAAAAGATTGTAGTGAAATCCTCTATGTAAATCCAGCTTATGAAAAAATTTGGGGTCGTTCTTGTCAAAGTCTGGTGGAAAATCCCATATCTTGGATAGAAGCCATTCATCCAGAAGATAGAGATCAAACTTTAGCGACCATAGAAAAGTACCATCAAAATGATGAAGGTGCAAATTTAGAATATCGAATTGTACATCCTCATCAATCAGTAAAATGGCTGTGGGTTAGATGCTTTCCGATTAAAAACGAACAAGGAGAGATATTATACTTTGGTGGTATTGCTGAAGATATTACTGAGCGAAAATTGGCTGAACAATCTTTCCGGGAAAGTGAGTCCCGATTGAATATAGCCATAGAAACTGCCCAGATAGGTATCTGGGAAAAAAAAGTAAATAATCCGCACAAATGTATTTGGTCAGATAGTATAGGACCCCTGTATGGATTACTGGAAGGTAGTTTATGTCCACCCCATGAAGAATTCTTTAAATTAATCTATCCTGAAGATCATCATATTCTGCGTCAAGCTATCAGCAATTCTATAGAAAAAGGAGAAGAATTCACTATAGAATATCGGGTAGTTTGGCCGGATGACAGCATACATTGGTTAAGTAGTACGGGAAAAACCCTTTACAACCAAGAAGGTGAGCCACTCAAGATCATTGGCACAAGTATGGATATATCAGATCGCAAGCATAAAGAACAAAAGCTACATGAACAAGCAGAATTGTTAGATATTGCGACTGATGCTATTTTTGTCAGGGATTTCCAAACAGAAATTGTATTCTGGAATAAAGGTGCAGAAAAAATTTATGGTTGGAGTAAAGATGAGGCCATCGGTAGTAATCTACATGATCTGCTCTATGGGAATGAGAAAATTTCACCAAGACAAGAAGTTGTTGCTCTCAAAGATGTAGTTAAGTTAGGAACTTGGCATGGTGAATTACGGAAACAAACTAAATGTGGTCAGGACATAATAGTTGAAAGTCGTTGGTCATTAATGTTAGATAATGATGGACAGCCAAAATCTATTCTGATTGTAGATACTGATATTACCAAGAAAAAAGAATTAGAAGAACAATTTTATCGTAACCAAAGAGTAGAAAGTATTGGTACTTTAGCAGGAGGTATTGCCCACGACTTAAATAATATCTTGTCACCAATTTTAATCTCGGCCCAACTACTAAAAGGTAAATTTGCCCAAGATACAGAACGTCATTTACAGATGCTAAATATTATCGAGAATAATGCTAGGAGAGGTTCTTATTTAGTGAAACAAGTGTTATCTTTTACGCGGGGATTAAAAGGAGAAAGAACAACAGTACAAGTTAAACACCTGATTACGGAAATTCTCAACTTTGCCAAACGGACATTTCCCAAATCTATTGAATTTACTACCCAAATACCTGAACATTTAGGTACAGTTTTTGGTGATTCGACCCAATTACATCAGGTATTAATGAACCTAGTCGTTAATGCCCGTGATGCTATGGCAGAAGGGGGAATACTGAAAATTGTGGCAGAAAATATGTTTATTGATGAAGCATATAGCCGAATGCACATTGAAGCTAAAGAAGGTCATTATATTGTGATTACTGTTGCAGATACGGGTGTGGGCATACCTGCAGAAATATTAGATCGGATTTTTGAGCGATTTTTTACGACCAAAGAAGTTGGTCATGGTACAGGATTTGGGTTGTCAACTGTACAAGAAATTATCACTAATCATAATGGTTTTGTCACAGTTTCTAGCCAAGTTGGTAAAGGGAGTACATTTAAAGTTTTCTTACCATCGGTAGAATCTCCTGAACTTCCTACTTTAGAGGAGTTAGATATTTCTCCAGGTCAAGGAGAGTTAATTTTAATAGTAGATGATGAACCGCAAATTATCGATCTGAATAAAATCATCTTAGAGAATAATAATTATCGGGTTTTGACTGCTAGTAATGGCTTTGAGGCGATCGACATTTATAAAGAACACAAACACGATATTAGCTTGGTTTTAATTGATATGATGATGCCAGAAATGGATGGTGTCACTGCGATTCGCACTTTGCAGAAAATTAACCCCGATGTAAAAGTCATTGCTTGTAGTGGTTCATCTAGCATAGATTTATTACCAAAATCAGCCGAAATCAAGGTAGAAGCAGTTTTGTTGAAGCCTTACAACGCTAATGAATTATTGATGAACTTGAATCAGGTAATTGGTAACTGTTAA
- a CDS encoding type 1 glutamine amidotransferase yields MNSGEMSITIGWLYPKLMSTYGDRGNVITIERRAQWRGYNVTVLPLDQNSTADEIKSVDVIVGGGAQDRQQEIVMRDLQGAKAEAMRDKIENGTPGVFTCGSPQLLGNYYEPAFGQRIEGLGILDLVSIHPGENTKRCIGNLVIEVTASRLAQELEAMIGTKPYLVGFENHGGRTKLGKVEALGRVVYGLGNNGEDGTEGAFYQNAIATYSHGPLLPKNPFVADWLIQTALRLKYQQEIKLTTLDDTLATQGREAMFKKLKVNLPNIANTKV; encoded by the coding sequence ATGAATTCTGGAGAGATGTCAATTACCATTGGTTGGTTGTATCCCAAATTGATGAGTACCTATGGCGATCGCGGTAATGTCATTACTATAGAACGTCGCGCCCAATGGCGGGGATATAATGTCACAGTATTACCCCTAGACCAAAATTCTACCGCCGATGAGATCAAATCAGTAGATGTAATTGTCGGTGGAGGAGCGCAGGATCGTCAGCAGGAAATAGTCATGCGTGACTTACAAGGTGCAAAAGCTGAGGCGATGCGGGATAAAATTGAAAATGGGACACCGGGAGTTTTTACCTGTGGTTCTCCCCAACTTTTAGGGAATTATTATGAACCAGCATTTGGCCAAAGAATCGAAGGTTTAGGAATTTTAGATTTAGTTTCTATTCATCCAGGGGAAAATACTAAACGCTGTATTGGTAATTTAGTCATTGAAGTGACAGCTTCCCGTTTAGCACAAGAACTAGAAGCAATGATCGGCACAAAACCCTATTTAGTCGGTTTTGAAAATCACGGTGGAAGGACAAAATTAGGGAAAGTAGAAGCTTTGGGACGTGTGGTTTATGGTTTAGGTAATAACGGTGAAGATGGTACAGAAGGAGCATTTTATCAGAATGCGATCGCCACATATTCCCACGGGCCATTACTACCAAAAAATCCTTTTGTCGCCGACTGGTTAATTCAAACAGCTTTAAGATTGAAATATCAACAAGAAATTAAACTCACAACTTTAGATGATACCCTAGCAACTCAAGGCAGAGAAGCAATGTTTAAAAAGTTAAAAGTTAATTTACCAAATATTGCTAATACAAAAGTTTAA
- a CDS encoding vWA domain-containing protein — translation MTSQKTKFAVYNLAGKEKAFYLTEQVKLEIKPDAIPKKMVAHSIIIIDRSGSMYYDLEPLKETLIKLLTLDEYSNSDLVITLISYSSKGDVTCHFQRVPIQELMKPDSSYIAEIKAIHVTGATCISQSLKLAQELIQNEELTAITLHSDGYANDSSFNSESKAIEVICHELQKISVFVNTIAYSPYSDFKFLAKIANSVSGTCLQAGNIKEVYDALYNTGNVLKEATGIVIEEPLASDYSYQIFFSPTAQKINGTNQTFKVFGLKPEDEGFIYKYKQITKAAYEQLKDVPIAQNDTSVYLFAKANLADGNLNTAKYALASTFNATLTSRHAKALTNEDIANFTQDLEIALFYPHILAEHEILDHVKVNNKISVLELIDILSQHRQHIIINLKHLQANYQRKGIKRVNGTRGENKELITPWLEIEYLEPGDYVQMGSFDINRNTATINMLLRRKVQLITAAEKTPITEVAGVLLNDLMTFNNYTIVSDGEINVKNLKVKISSKKAFEALEEVGVIDGGEFDYQKEYTLELADLPLVSFAGNYSSVEGLFTQLAEIKTLSSIFAAHLREESDVFIPAQIEELKKHYLSKSLYLNFPTTNEYTDLKVALSNGTVDSRVSYKIDIGGTEILNLSKLSSANSFLDKRYEVFDGETGEIFKKPTFALGLNENITFRAKTLSSRTKVTKADDLMKGIFDDFLGIETTRKVAEILNLVGAGSLALLLQAKHAGTPVDKQEIINAMTTAKEKLDSYTEQVYREKISPLVFYIGATGLLPDEMNAQAMTADELGSKYPHLQFAKSEQEGTFFVVGDTVISVYAETEYYSKTPVAV, via the coding sequence ATGACAAGTCAAAAAACCAAGTTTGCTGTTTATAATCTCGCAGGTAAGGAAAAAGCTTTTTATTTAACTGAACAAGTCAAGCTAGAAATTAAACCCGATGCTATTCCTAAAAAAATGGTAGCTCATAGCATCATCATTATAGATCGTTCTGGTTCAATGTATTATGATCTTGAGCCTTTAAAAGAAACATTAATCAAACTTTTGACCCTAGATGAATACAGTAATTCAGACTTAGTTATTACCCTGATTTCCTACTCTTCAAAAGGTGATGTAACCTGTCATTTTCAACGCGTTCCCATTCAGGAATTAATGAAGCCAGATTCATCTTACATCGCAGAAATTAAGGCAATTCACGTAACTGGAGCAACTTGTATTTCCCAATCTTTAAAATTAGCCCAAGAATTAATTCAAAATGAAGAACTGACAGCAATTACCTTACACAGTGATGGTTATGCTAATGATAGCAGCTTTAATTCAGAATCTAAAGCCATAGAAGTAATTTGTCATGAATTGCAAAAAATATCTGTTTTTGTAAACACCATTGCCTATTCTCCCTATTCTGACTTTAAATTCCTAGCCAAAATTGCTAATTCTGTATCTGGTACTTGTTTGCAAGCTGGCAACATCAAAGAAGTATATGATGCCCTTTATAACACAGGAAATGTGTTAAAAGAAGCCACCGGAATAGTCATAGAAGAACCCTTAGCTAGTGACTATAGTTATCAAATCTTCTTTTCTCCCACAGCCCAAAAAATTAACGGTACAAATCAAACGTTCAAAGTCTTTGGTTTAAAACCAGAAGATGAAGGATTCATTTACAAATATAAGCAAATTACCAAAGCAGCTTATGAGCAATTAAAAGATGTTCCCATTGCCCAAAATGATACCTCAGTTTACCTTTTTGCGAAAGCCAATTTAGCAGATGGAAACCTGAATACTGCCAAATATGCTCTTGCGAGTACCTTTAATGCAACTTTAACATCAAGACACGCAAAAGCCTTAACCAATGAAGACATTGCTAACTTTACCCAAGATTTAGAAATTGCCCTTTTTTACCCTCATATTTTAGCCGAACATGAAATATTAGATCATGTAAAAGTTAACAATAAAATTTCAGTTTTAGAACTGATTGATATTTTATCCCAACATCGGCAACATATCATTATTAACCTCAAACATCTCCAAGCAAATTACCAAAGAAAAGGTATTAAACGAGTTAATGGGACAAGGGGAGAAAATAAAGAATTAATCACACCTTGGTTAGAAATAGAATATCTTGAACCAGGTGATTATGTGCAGATGGGCAGTTTTGATATTAACCGTAATACCGCTACTATTAATATGTTATTAAGGCGGAAAGTCCAACTGATAACAGCAGCAGAAAAAACCCCAATTACCGAAGTTGCGGGTGTGTTATTAAATGATTTAATGACCTTTAATAATTACACAATTGTCAGTGATGGAGAGATTAATGTTAAAAATTTAAAGGTAAAAATTAGTAGTAAAAAAGCCTTTGAAGCTTTAGAAGAAGTAGGAGTTATTGATGGGGGAGAATTCGATTACCAAAAAGAATATACCTTAGAATTAGCAGATTTACCGCTAGTTAGTTTTGCAGGAAATTACAGCAGCGTGGAGGGTTTATTTACTCAACTAGCAGAAATTAAGACCTTATCTAGTATTTTTGCTGCACATTTAAGGGAAGAGTCAGATGTCTTTATTCCCGCACAAATAGAGGAATTAAAGAAACATTATCTGTCTAAAAGTTTGTATCTGAATTTTCCCACAACTAACGAATATACAGATTTGAAAGTAGCCTTATCTAATGGTACAGTTGATTCCAGAGTGAGTTATAAAATTGATATTGGTGGGACAGAAATTCTCAACTTGAGTAAATTATCTTCTGCTAATTCATTTCTGGATAAAAGATATGAAGTATTTGATGGAGAAACCGGAGAAATTTTTAAAAAACCTACCTTTGCATTGGGGTTAAACGAAAATATTACTTTTCGTGCTAAAACCTTATCATCAAGAACGAAAGTGACAAAAGCAGATGATTTGATGAAAGGTATTTTTGATGATTTTCTGGGAATAGAAACAACTCGTAAAGTTGCCGAAATTTTAAACTTAGTTGGTGCTGGTAGTTTAGCTTTATTATTACAAGCAAAACACGCTGGTACACCTGTGGATAAACAGGAAATTATCAACGCTATGACAACAGCAAAAGAAAAATTAGACAGTTACACAGAACAAGTTTATCGAGAGAAAATTTCACCTTTAGTATTTTATATTGGTGCGACTGGGTTGTTACCAGATGAAATGAATGCTCAAGCGATGACTGCGGATGAATTGGGTAGTAAATATCCTCATTTACAGTTTGCTAAAAGTGAACAGGAAGGAACATTTTTTGTAGTTGGTGATACTGTAATTAGCGTCTATGCAGAAACTGAATATTACAGTAAAACACCAGTTGCTGTGTAA
- the trmFO gene encoding FADH(2)-oxidizing methylenetetrahydrofolate--tRNA-(uracil(54)-C(5))-methyltransferase TrmFO, protein MTQEPIHVIGGGLAGTEAAWQIAQAGVPVILHEMRPKRFSPAHHSENLAELVCSNSFGAMASDRAAGLLHEELRRLGSIIISKADEHAVPAGGALAVDRGVFGEDLTQTLANHPLIDFRREEVKEIPEGIVVLASGPLTSPDLSTDLQRFTGMEYLNFFDAASPIIVGDSINKDIAFMASRYDKGEAAYLNCPMNKEQYLQFYSALCQAEQTELKDFEKETAKFFEACLPIEEMARRGEDTMRYGPLKPVGLSDSRTGERNYAVVQLRQEDKAGQLWNMVGFQTNLRWGEQKRVFRMIPGLENAEFVRLGVMHRNTFLNAPQLMSASLQFKQRPNLLAAGQLIGTEGYTAASAGGWLAGTNAARIALGKEPLILPNNTMMGSLFDFISSAAPKYFQPMAPNFGIIPDLGVKIKSKPEKYGRYRDRSLADLATWKAENLAN, encoded by the coding sequence ATGACACAAGAACCAATACACGTAATAGGCGGCGGACTTGCAGGAACAGAAGCAGCATGGCAAATAGCCCAAGCCGGCGTGCCTGTAATTCTTCACGAGATGCGCCCTAAACGCTTCAGCCCTGCCCATCATAGCGAAAATTTGGCAGAATTGGTCTGTAGCAACTCTTTCGGGGCTATGGCCAGTGACCGCGCTGCCGGTCTATTACACGAAGAACTCCGTCGTCTTGGTTCTATCATCATTTCTAAAGCAGATGAACACGCAGTTCCCGCTGGTGGTGCATTAGCCGTTGATAGAGGAGTTTTTGGGGAAGACTTAACCCAAACTTTAGCCAATCATCCATTAATTGATTTTCGCAGAGAAGAAGTAAAAGAAATTCCTGAAGGTATTGTAGTCTTAGCTTCTGGCCCTTTAACAAGTCCCGATTTATCCACAGATTTACAGCGATTTACCGGGATGGAATATCTTAACTTTTTTGATGCTGCTAGTCCCATAATTGTTGGTGATTCTATTAATAAAGATATTGCTTTTATGGCTTCCCGTTATGACAAAGGTGAAGCAGCTTATCTTAATTGTCCCATGAATAAAGAGCAGTATTTACAATTTTACTCAGCACTTTGTCAAGCTGAACAAACAGAATTAAAGGACTTTGAAAAGGAAACTGCCAAATTTTTTGAAGCCTGTTTACCAATAGAAGAAATGGCACGCAGAGGGGAAGATACTATGCGATATGGACCCCTCAAACCAGTGGGTTTATCTGATAGTAGAACCGGAGAACGTAACTATGCAGTTGTACAATTAAGACAGGAAGATAAAGCCGGTCAACTTTGGAATATGGTCGGGTTTCAAACTAATTTGCGTTGGGGTGAACAAAAACGAGTTTTTAGAATGATTCCCGGTTTAGAAAATGCCGAATTTGTCAGACTAGGAGTCATGCACCGCAACACATTTTTAAATGCACCCCAATTAATGTCTGCAAGTTTGCAATTTAAACAACGTCCAAATTTATTAGCAGCGGGACAATTAATTGGAACAGAAGGTTATACCGCTGCATCTGCGGGAGGTTGGTTAGCGGGAACAAATGCAGCGAGAATAGCTTTAGGAAAAGAGCCTTTAATATTACCAAATAATACGATGATGGGGTCATTATTTGATTTTATCAGTTCCGCTGCACCAAAATATTTTCAACCAATGGCTCCTAATTTTGGCATTATCCCCGATTTGGGTGTGAAAATTAAAAGTAAACCGGAAAAATATGGACGTTATCGAGATCGTTCTTTGGCAGATTTAGCAACTTGGAAAGCGGAAAATTTAGCTAATTAA
- a CDS encoding type II toxin-antitoxin system ParD family antitoxin: protein MNISLEAEQEQLIQAKLQSGKYENAYQVIVAALQLLDERDKHYEQWLEETRKKVAVGIEQANRGQLTDGEVAFAKLREKLSRKGESLQ, encoded by the coding sequence ATGAATATTAGCCTTGAAGCAGAACAGGAACAGTTAATTCAAGCCAAATTGCAAAGTGGTAAATATGAAAATGCATATCAAGTCATTGTAGCAGCTTTGCAGTTATTAGACGAAAGAGATAAACATTATGAACAATGGTTAGAAGAAACCCGTAAAAAAGTGGCTGTTGGTATTGAACAAGCTAATAGGGGACAATTGACTGATGGTGAAGTTGCTTTTGCTAAATTGCGAGAAAAACTTTCTAGAAAAGGTGAATCTTTGCAATGA
- a CDS encoding type II toxin-antitoxin system RelE/ParE family toxin — protein MSNYSLTDQAIEDINEICDYLSGFNLESANQFLNTIEQKCQVLVQFPNMGRIYAELLPELRGISVNPYIIFYRLIEDEVEIVRVVNGYRNIESLFS, from the coding sequence ATGAGTAATTACAGTTTAACAGATCAGGCAATTGAAGATATCAATGAAATTTGTGATTATTTATCAGGGTTCAATTTAGAATCTGCAAATCAGTTTTTAAATACTATCGAACAAAAATGTCAAGTATTAGTACAATTCCCTAATATGGGACGTATTTATGCTGAATTATTACCAGAATTACGAGGGATATCTGTAAATCCCTATATTATTTTCTATCGCTTGATTGAAGATGAGGTAGAAATTGTTCGAGTAGTTAATGGATATCGTAATATTGAATCTTTGTTTTCTTAA
- a CDS encoding DUF4365 domain-containing protein, with protein MNVWGSDQQGDQGVYGVGLKVTELGWIYRPQPLRDIGIDAQIEVVENNKSTAELIALQIKSGDSWFKETNEQGIVFRGDIQHLEYWQNYPLPIIVVLYDSTNHIAYWQVVNTDTVINTGKGWKLIIPFNQKLDKNSETTLKEICKSIFYSEIFEILSVKNVSHAKAKRYTANILVYGQRSKADIISVIRQVTKDLTSPKYYIANSPAQVIYLFLYIGLEDVKIANWICHSQWIDEKLESHFRPMLIEGFNIGDGIIAEWSKKYEDWSNWFKKDITTKQKFLEKTRPIIYQIKKTVEEISQLVLYYDNTNINYEDFIRKMGNFEIELSALYHQSIDIGNPTLECKDFAQRFYNVMAYAHNITIPFSEQGLKTWNENNSYHIIKDSIKDYEREILRLEYELEKL; from the coding sequence ATGAATGTATGGGGATCTGACCAACAAGGTGATCAGGGTGTATACGGTGTAGGGCTAAAAGTTACAGAATTAGGTTGGATATATAGACCTCAACCTTTAAGAGATATAGGTATTGATGCTCAAATCGAAGTCGTGGAGAATAATAAAAGTACGGCTGAACTCATAGCTTTACAAATTAAGTCCGGTGATAGCTGGTTTAAAGAAACGAATGAACAAGGTATTGTTTTTAGGGGTGATATTCAACATTTAGAATACTGGCAAAACTATCCACTACCTATTATTGTCGTACTTTACGATAGTACAAATCATATTGCCTATTGGCAAGTAGTAAATACAGATACAGTTATAAATACTGGGAAAGGTTGGAAATTGATTATTCCTTTTAATCAGAAACTTGATAAAAACTCTGAAACTACCTTGAAAGAAATTTGTAAATCAATATTTTATTCAGAAATTTTTGAGATCCTAAGTGTTAAAAATGTTAGTCACGCTAAAGCAAAACGATATACAGCTAATATATTAGTCTACGGTCAGCGTTCTAAAGCTGATATCATTAGTGTCATAAGACAAGTAACTAAAGATTTAACTAGCCCTAAATACTACATTGCTAATAGTCCAGCACAAGTTATTTATCTTTTTCTTTATATCGGACTTGAGGATGTAAAGATAGCAAACTGGATTTGTCACAGTCAATGGATAGATGAAAAATTAGAATCACACTTTAGACCAATGCTAATTGAAGGATTTAATATTGGAGATGGTATTATTGCTGAATGGTCAAAGAAATATGAAGATTGGTCTAATTGGTTCAAAAAGGATATAACAACAAAACAAAAATTTCTCGAAAAGACTAGACCTATTATTTATCAAATCAAGAAGACAGTAGAAGAAATTTCTCAATTAGTTTTGTACTACGATAATACAAATATTAATTATGAAGATTTTATAAGGAAAATGGGGAATTTTGAAATCGAATTATCAGCATTATATCACCAATCAATAGATATAGGTAATCCCACTTTAGAATGCAAAGATTTTGCTCAAAGATTTTATAATGTCATGGCATATGCACATAATATTACCATACCATTTTCAGAACAAGGATTAAAAACATGGAACGAAAATAATAGCTACCACATAATCAAAGACTCAATAAAAGACTATGAGCGTGAAATATTAAGATTAGAATATGAACTTGAAAAACTATAG
- a CDS encoding Uma2 family endonuclease, protein MVQLLQKTITLDEFLQLPETKPASEYIDDQIIQKPIPQGKHSIIQGELVPAINVIVKPKKIARAFPELRCTFGGRSIIPDITVFVWSRIPRDENGEVSNTFTISPDWTIEILSPDQNQTKVTKNILHCLKYGSQMGWLIDPSEKTIFVYHANQQIEVFDESDMLIPVPAFAGDLKLTVGELFGWLLE, encoded by the coding sequence ATGGTACAATTACTACAAAAAACTATTACATTAGATGAGTTTCTACAACTACCAGAAACGAAACCTGCTAGTGAGTATATTGATGATCAAATTATTCAAAAACCAATACCACAAGGAAAACATAGTATAATTCAAGGTGAACTTGTACCTGCGATTAATGTTATTGTTAAACCTAAAAAAATAGCTCGTGCATTTCCTGAATTACGTTGTACCTTTGGTGGACGTTCAATTATACCTGATATTACCGTTTTTGTTTGGAGTAGAATTCCGCGTGATGAAAATGGAGAAGTTTCCAACACATTTACGATTTCTCCAGATTGGACAATTGAAATTTTATCACCTGATCAAAATCAGACAAAGGTAACTAAAAATATTCTCCATTGTTTAAAATATGGTAGTCAAATGGGTTGGTTAATTGATCCTAGTGAAAAGACTATTTTTGTTTATCATGCAAATCAGCAAATTGAGGTTTTTGATGAATCAGATATGTTAATTCCTGTACCTGCTTTTGCTGGTGATTTAAAGTTGACAGTTGGTGAGTTGTTTGGGTGGTTGTTAGAGTGA